CTGATACTGCGGTTCATCGCGACAACGATTCTGACGCTGGTGGCAGTCAGTCCATGCGCTGGCGGCACGCCGACCTCGATGGTCGCGAACGCCAGCACCACACCGCAAAGCGCGACGATCAATACGTCATTCGCCCATCCACTGGCGGTGACGGTAAAAGATTCAGGCAATAGTCCTGTGTCGGGGATCAATGTCACGTTCACGGCACCCGCTAGCGGAGCGAGTGGTCTGTTCAGCAATTCGACAACGACGATTACCATCGCGACCAATGCATCCGGCATCGCTTCCGCACCATTCACGGCGAACGCGGTGGTGGGTGGGGCCTACATCGTCACCGCGTCAGCTACCGGGCTCACGAACGTCAATTTTTCGCTGACCAATAACTCTCTCGCATCGTCCATGACGGCGAATGCCAGCACCACGCCGCAAAGCGCGACGATCAATACGCCATTCGCCCATCCACTGGCGGTGACGGTAAAAGATTCAGGCAACAGTCCTGTGTCGGGTATCAATGTCACGTTTACGGCGCCCGCTAGCGGAGCGAGTGGCTTGTTCAGCAATTCGACAACGATTATCACAATTGCAACGAATGCATCCGGCATCGCCTCCGCACCATTCACGGCGAACGCGGTAGTGGGCGGGGCCTACATCGTCACGGCAGCAGCAACCGGGCTGACGAACGTCAATTTCTCGCTGACCAATAACTCTCTCGCATCGTCCATGACGGCGAACGCCAGCACCACACCGCAAAGCACGACAGTCAATACGTCATTCGCCCATCCGCTTGCGGTGACGGTAAAAGATTCAGGCAATAGTCCTGTGTCGGGGGTCTTTGTCACGTTCACGGCCCCCTCCAGTGGCGCGAGCGGCCTGTTCAGCAATTCGACAACGACTATTACTATTGCAACCAATGCCTCCGGCATCGCCTCGGCAGCATTCACGGCGAACGCGGTAGTGGGCGGGGCCTACATCGTCACCGCGGCAGCTACCGGTCTGACGGCGGTGAATTTCTCGTTGACCAATAGCGCGCTTGCGCAATCGATGACGGCGAATACGGGCACGACACCGCAATCGACGCTAATCAATTCCGCGTTCGGTTTCGCCCTCGGGGTGACCGTGAAAGATGCGAGCAATGGGCCGCTGTCGGGAGTCAATGTGACGTTCACGGCACCGAGCAGCGGCGCCAGCGGTCACTTCGTCAATACAACGACGACGATCACAGTGGCGACGAATGCATCCGGTATTGCATTGACGTCGTTTACGGCGAACTCAACGAAATGCAGTTATGCCGTCAAGGCGACGGCGGGAACATTGCAGACCGGATTTGTGTTGACCAACGAACCTGATGCAATGGACGATATTTTGTTTTGTTATGGGTTTGAGTAGAAAAGCGTTTGGCAGTTAGCCGTTGGCAATTACGTGAGACTAAAACCACATGGTGCATAGACAAAAATACGGTTGCATCGATAGTGCGAGTAGTCGAATTGATTAGTCCGTCGAGAGTACGCGTATTCGCAGCCGCGCATGCGCTGCATGCTTGCCGGGTCGCATTAATTCTCTCGGTGCTTTCCACGACAAGATTGTGGCAGATAGAAGGTTTTGCCTTTCTCTGAAGTCGTGGATTTTGTTCGGCGAATATTTTTCAGCTGTCAAACAGGATTTATCTAAAATCTATAGCAGCGCGGCTGACGCTCTGATCGGGGTTATCCATATGCCCGCGAATTTGCTAGTGCAACGCTCGCTACTGGCATGCTGAAGAAACCAACCAGAACTTGACCGCGCTTTATGGAAACGCAGCCGCATGCTCGATTTTTGTAGTGTATACAAAACCTCTGAATGTCAAAAGTCGAAAACGCCGCTTTGGAACGCGACCCTATCAGACTATCCCGTCCTCGACGAATATGGCACCACAAGTCCTGACCCCTGACGTTAGCAAGATCCGATACATTCGATGCCTTCAACCGGGCTTCGGCGTCCAGTGCTGTGAAGTGTTTTATTTTGCGGGGAATTCCATTGCGCTCGAGATGGCGTCAGGCGAAGGAGGTACCGGAACATGGTTTATATCGATTACGACCTGAGTCAATGCAGCCGCCTTCAAAGCGTCAGAGCCCGTCTCTATGAGTCGCATGGGATTCTCGCCAGCAAGTTTTAATGAGTCGAGGATCTTAGGTAGGAGGCTTTTTCCCTTGACTTGATCAAATTTAATTCGTTTTCCCATTAAATCTACCGCGGACGGCACGTCTTTCATTAATCGAAGCGTCGTTTGTTTTAGCTGAGCTCGCTTATTTGCAAACTCGATTGTAAATTGAGAGGCATTGGCGACAATGGCATCCTCGACAAGATTTTCTGCGAAGTCGAGAGTCATCGAATAAACCGCAGCGAGGTGAGCGGGTTTGCAAAAGGAATGCTCGATATCGGTAAGCTGGGTGACGAAAATACGCGTCCTTGGGGGTAGCATTTTTGACTCTTTTTCGATCCACCAAGTCTTTTCCTCGTCGGTCATGCAGTCCCCATCCCGATGAATGACCACGAACGTGTTGTCCGCTTGACTGACGAAGAAATCTGCCACGGGCACTGCAGCTGGCAGATTGCTGACTCCATTGAGAGGCTGAACGAGATATTCGCTTAGCTTTAGCCCATTAGCCTGCAGTAAGACCTGAAGCTTGGATAGCTTCGTATCTTCCGTAAGAACAACAAGTCGCTGTTGACCCGCATGAAATAGCTCGAAACTGTCGAGGGCTCCCAAGTCCAATAAGACCGAAAGGTTCCGCTTGTCCCCTTCAGGTTGTCGTTGGCCATCTTTGAGCCAAATGACTTGAACTTCATCGTCGCGCGCCAGCGCATCGAACATGTGGCGGCTGTGAGTAGCGAGAATGACCTTGGTGCGCCCAAGCTCCGTAATTCTCTGCAAGGTTGATGCCAGAAGGCGTTGATTCGAGGGATGGAGATGGGCGTCGGGCTCGTCGAGCAAAAGCAGATCTGGATCGTAAGCCGTCACATAGGCCACGAGCTGAATTGCCTGAAGGCATCCTGTTCCCACCATCTCAAGCGCACTTGTACGCGCGTCAGTTTCCACGCTGATATCAATGTACAAATGCATTTCTGGATTGAATGTTGTTGATATCCTCAACCCGGGAAATACAGACGCAATCATTTCATGAAATTTGGTCAGTTTGGCTGAATTTTGCAAAATATGGTAGAGGATGTTACGGAGGTAAACGTTGGAGTCACCTTGTGC
The sequence above is drawn from the Pseudolysobacter antarcticus genome and encodes:
- a CDS encoding AAA family ATPase, producing MKVEGIEVCSFKRIEKIDFVTPRLTVLIGGNNSGKSSLLQGIHFAITVLQSARLSSDGGKSMTTLGFDQFIYKPTGDLVQLNFNAAITSKVGPEFKFTYKDAASDELRTFKLQLRRGKNANIAILFDAKSTFFTRAANRTEPLSVFVPGLAGVPLREELRTASVVANGIAQGDSNVYLRNILYHILQNSAKLTKFHEMIASVFPGLRISTTFNPEMHLYIDISVETDARTSALEMVGTGCLQAIQLVAYVTAYDPDLLLLDEPDAHLHPSNQRLLASTLQRITELGRTKVILATHSRHMFDALARDDEVQVIWLKDGQRQPEGDKRNLSVLLDLGALDSFELFHAGQQRLVVLTEDTKLSKLQVLLQANGLKLSEYLVQPLNGVSNLPAAVPVADFFVSQADNTFVVIHRDGDCMTDEEKTWWIEKESKMLPPRTRIFVTQLTDIEHSFCKPAHLAAVYSMTLDFAENLVEDAIVANASQFTIEFANKRAQLKQTTLRLMKDVPSAVDLMGKRIKFDQVKGKSLLPKILDSLKLAGENPMRLIETGSDALKAAALTQVVIDINHVPVPPSPDAISSAMEFPAK